A genomic segment from Hippoglossus stenolepis isolate QCI-W04-F060 chromosome 3, HSTE1.2, whole genome shotgun sequence encodes:
- the alpl gene encoding alkaline phosphatase, tissue-nonspecific isozyme isoform X1, whose protein sequence is MLWPSRETRQPRGDENMKVTAVLIICSCLILGSLGKPQFPEQEKQPKFWNAWAQRTLKSALDLQKLNTNQANNLILFLGDGMGVPTVTAARILKGQLNGQSGEETQLEMDKFPFVSLAKTYNTNAQVPDSAGTATAYLCGVKANEGTVGVSAAAVRSQCKTAKGNEVTSILKWAKDAGKSVGIVTTTRVNHATPSAAYAHSVDRDWYSDNEMPGEALQSGCKDIARQLFENIPNIDVIMGGGRKYMFPQNTSDVEYPGIAKHSGTRKDGRNLVQEWIDRTKDKRGHYVWNKRQLLSLNPINVDYLLGLFEPSDLPFDLERNKETDPSLTEMVEVAIKILRRNPNGFYLLVEGGRIDHGHHEGKAKLALHEAVEMDRAIGQADLMTSIHNTMTIVTADHSHMFNFGGYTVRGNTIFGLAPMLSDVDQKPFTSILYGNGPGYKLVSAARENVSTIDYHDNNYQAQAAVPLSMETHGGEDVAVFAKGPLAHLLHGVHEQNYIPHVMAYAACIGQNRDHCKSSSGTAPLLHPALSSIVALLTAARLLC, encoded by the exons AGCAAGAAAAGCAGCCTAAGTTTTGGAATGCGTGGGCCCAGCGGACCCTGAAAAGCGCCCTGGATCTGCAAAAACTCAATACAAACCAAGCAAACAACCTCATCCTCTTCCTAGGAGATG GGATGGGCGTTCCCACGGTAACGGCTGCTCGAATCCTGAAGGGTCAGCTGAACGGACAGAGCGGAGAGGAGACGCAGCTGGAGATGGACAAGTTCCCTTTTGTGTCTCTGGCTAAG ACATATAACACGAATGCACAGGTGCCAGACAGCGCTGGCACAGCCACAGCTTACCTCTGCGGGGTGAAGGCCAACGAGGGCACAGTGGGCGTGAGTGCAGCTGCTGTCCGATCCCAGTGTAAGACTGCAAAGGGGAACGAGGTCACCTCCATCCTCAAATGGGCTAAAGATGCAG GCAAGTCAGTGGGAATTGTGACTACGACGCGTGTCAACCATGCAACTCCCAGTGCAGCTTACGCCCACAGTGTGGACAGAGACTGGTACTCGGACAACGAAATGCCAGGTGAAGCGCTGCAGTCCGGCTGCAAGGATATCGCCAGGCAGCTCTTCGAAAACATTCCCAACATTGAT GTTATTATGGGTGGAGGCAGGAAGTACATGTTCCCCCAAAACACGTCAGACGTGGAGTACCCCGGCATTGCGAAGCACAGCGGCACACGCAAAGACGGCAGAAACCTGGTCCAGGAGTGGATCGACAGAACGAAGGATAAA AGAGGCCATTATGTATGGAACAAGAGGCAGCTCTTATCACTGAACCCTATCAACGTGGATTACTTATTGG GTCTCTTTGAACCTTCGGATCTGCCCTTTGACTTGGAGAGGAACAAAGAGACTGATCCTTCACTGACAGAGATGGTGGAGGTGGCCATCAAGATCCTGAGGAGGAACCCCAATGGATTTTACCTGCTTGTAGAAG ggGGCCGTATTGACCATGGACACCATGAGGGAAAGGCCAAGCTAGCTCTGCATGAAGCTGTGGAAATGGACCGGGCCATCGGCCAGGCAGACCTCATGACAAGCATCCACAACACAATGACCATAGTTACTGCGGACCATTCGCATATGTTCAACTTCGGAGGCTACACAGTCAGAGGAAACACAATATTTG GTCTGGCCCCCATGCTGAGTGATGTGGACCAGAAGCCCTTTACCTCCATTTTATATGGGAACGGACCAGGTTACAAACTTGTCAGTGCTGCGAGGGAGAACGTGTCCACTATTGATTACC ATGATAACAACTACCAGGCCCAGGCAGCTGTACCTCTAAGCATGGAGACTCACGGAGGAGAGGATGTTGCGGTGTTTGCCAAAGGTCCCCTCGCTCACCTGCTCCACGGGGTCCACGAGCAGAACTACATCCCCCACGTGATGGCTTACGCGGCCTGCATCGGCCAGAACAGGGACCACTGTAAGTCATCCAGCGGGACTGCGCCCCTTTTACACCCCGCCCTCTCAAGCATCGTAGCCCTTCTCACAGCTGCCCGACTTCTCTGCTGA
- the alpl gene encoding alkaline phosphatase, tissue-nonspecific isozyme isoform X2 has product MGVPTVTAARILKGQLNGQSGEETQLEMDKFPFVSLAKTYNTNAQVPDSAGTATAYLCGVKANEGTVGVSAAAVRSQCKTAKGNEVTSILKWAKDAGKSVGIVTTTRVNHATPSAAYAHSVDRDWYSDNEMPGEALQSGCKDIARQLFENIPNIDVIMGGGRKYMFPQNTSDVEYPGIAKHSGTRKDGRNLVQEWIDRTKDKRGHYVWNKRQLLSLNPINVDYLLGLFEPSDLPFDLERNKETDPSLTEMVEVAIKILRRNPNGFYLLVEGGRIDHGHHEGKAKLALHEAVEMDRAIGQADLMTSIHNTMTIVTADHSHMFNFGGYTVRGNTIFGLAPMLSDVDQKPFTSILYGNGPGYKLVSAARENVSTIDYHDNNYQAQAAVPLSMETHGGEDVAVFAKGPLAHLLHGVHEQNYIPHVMAYAACIGQNRDHCKSSSGTAPLLHPALSSIVALLTAARLLC; this is encoded by the exons ATGGGCGTTCCCACGGTAACGGCTGCTCGAATCCTGAAGGGTCAGCTGAACGGACAGAGCGGAGAGGAGACGCAGCTGGAGATGGACAAGTTCCCTTTTGTGTCTCTGGCTAAG ACATATAACACGAATGCACAGGTGCCAGACAGCGCTGGCACAGCCACAGCTTACCTCTGCGGGGTGAAGGCCAACGAGGGCACAGTGGGCGTGAGTGCAGCTGCTGTCCGATCCCAGTGTAAGACTGCAAAGGGGAACGAGGTCACCTCCATCCTCAAATGGGCTAAAGATGCAG GCAAGTCAGTGGGAATTGTGACTACGACGCGTGTCAACCATGCAACTCCCAGTGCAGCTTACGCCCACAGTGTGGACAGAGACTGGTACTCGGACAACGAAATGCCAGGTGAAGCGCTGCAGTCCGGCTGCAAGGATATCGCCAGGCAGCTCTTCGAAAACATTCCCAACATTGAT GTTATTATGGGTGGAGGCAGGAAGTACATGTTCCCCCAAAACACGTCAGACGTGGAGTACCCCGGCATTGCGAAGCACAGCGGCACACGCAAAGACGGCAGAAACCTGGTCCAGGAGTGGATCGACAGAACGAAGGATAAA AGAGGCCATTATGTATGGAACAAGAGGCAGCTCTTATCACTGAACCCTATCAACGTGGATTACTTATTGG GTCTCTTTGAACCTTCGGATCTGCCCTTTGACTTGGAGAGGAACAAAGAGACTGATCCTTCACTGACAGAGATGGTGGAGGTGGCCATCAAGATCCTGAGGAGGAACCCCAATGGATTTTACCTGCTTGTAGAAG ggGGCCGTATTGACCATGGACACCATGAGGGAAAGGCCAAGCTAGCTCTGCATGAAGCTGTGGAAATGGACCGGGCCATCGGCCAGGCAGACCTCATGACAAGCATCCACAACACAATGACCATAGTTACTGCGGACCATTCGCATATGTTCAACTTCGGAGGCTACACAGTCAGAGGAAACACAATATTTG GTCTGGCCCCCATGCTGAGTGATGTGGACCAGAAGCCCTTTACCTCCATTTTATATGGGAACGGACCAGGTTACAAACTTGTCAGTGCTGCGAGGGAGAACGTGTCCACTATTGATTACC ATGATAACAACTACCAGGCCCAGGCAGCTGTACCTCTAAGCATGGAGACTCACGGAGGAGAGGATGTTGCGGTGTTTGCCAAAGGTCCCCTCGCTCACCTGCTCCACGGGGTCCACGAGCAGAACTACATCCCCCACGTGATGGCTTACGCGGCCTGCATCGGCCAGAACAGGGACCACTGTAAGTCATCCAGCGGGACTGCGCCCCTTTTACACCCCGCCCTCTCAAGCATCGTAGCCCTTCTCACAGCTGCCCGACTTCTCTGCTGA